One Vicia villosa cultivar HV-30 ecotype Madison, WI linkage group LG5, Vvil1.0, whole genome shotgun sequence genomic window, ATCCAGTTCATGTTGTTCGTCGATCTTTTCTTTAATTCTCAAGTCTATCCAACCATAGACATCTTTAATCCAATCCTTTAATTTTAGTTTGACCTTTTTCAGTTTCTCATAAAGCACAAAGTCTCCTCTACCTCTGACAGATAACAAGCTCCATTCCTTCTTCACGAACGAATCAAAATCTTTGTGCTTATACCATCCATTGTTAAACCTGAAAGGTTTAGGGCCCTAGTCGTTACCTCCGGATTTCAGCCACATCGGGCAATGATCCGATAATTCTCTCTTGCCCACCGCCTGAAAGTCAAAATTCCAAAGAGAAATCATGTTTTCAGTGAGCAAAAATTGATCCAATCTGCTTATTGCTTGGCCATTGCCATTGAACCAAGTAAAACGCCCTCCTACAGTAGGAGGATCAATAATCTCCATCTCTTCCACGAAATTCCTAAAATCGGCACAATCCCTAACCTTTCTGCCTTCACAGTTCCCTATCCTCTCTTCCTTGAATAAAACTGAGTTGAAATCTCCGCCTATGCACCATTCCTCTCCCACATCCTTCTTCTTTAGCCTAATCAAACTTCTCCAGACCTCTCTTCTCATAACCGAATTACAAGGAGCGTAAACATTTATGAAATTAACACAGATACCTCCATGACGAGCCTTAACCCCTAAAAATCCCACTCCTTTAAAGCTCTGAATGAGCTCCAAGGAATTCCTTCTCCACAGGATCACCGAACCTCCTGAAGCGCCATTAGAGTCCAGATGCGTCCACTCTGCTTCCTTATCACCCCAAAGATCTTCTTCCATATTCAGACTTAAGTTAGAAATCTTTGTTTTCTGGAGAAAACAAACGTCAACCTTTCCTGCTTGATTCATGAAGCCAATTCTTTTCCTCTTGAGATGACTCCCTCCTCCTCTAATATTAAGAGTAACGATTATCATTTCAAACAGCTAGATTTCGCCATCCTTGCTATCATCCCCATCCTTATCTCTCTTCTCCAACTCTTCTATTTCTTTCTGAATGAACTCTTCCCTTCCTTCACATTCAATACCCAATCTTAACATATTTTCTTTTAACTTTGATGCCACTGAGTACTCCTTGTTAATGTGCAGTCTCCTATTACAACGATCGATGTAAGACTCCATCATAGATTCATAGCATAGAACCGAGCCTCTTGAGAATTTGTCCTTTTCTTCTCTACTATTCAGCGACTTTGAATTTTTCCACAGACATTTAGGGCCAAATTTAGGGTTCAAACAAGCAAAATAGGATTGCTTGATTTCAACCATTTCTGTATTTCCCCCCAATTCCTTCACCTCTCTTATCTTCTTGAATTTGGGCCTTATGTTTTTAGATTTAGAGTAAGCCTCATCGAAGGATAACAGGCCCAATGATAAAGGGCCCACTAAAGCCAACCCTTTGTCAAAATCAGTTTCGTGTTTCTCCCCTCTTGTAATACACCTCGCTGGACAAGTCAACATCCTAGGGCTGACAGCTGTCTCACCCGCTGACTCTACTGCCTCGGGAGAAGATCCCGccgtatttttattcaaaaagggCCTCGTACTCTTTGTACCTTCCTTAAACATATGAGGGTCCTTCATAATACCCATTGGTTTATGACTATCAAAATCCAATggacactcttcttcatcctgtTCTTGACTATTTTCCTTCGTTGCCGGAGCACCCCCTTCTACAAGTTCTCCTTCAGTTTCCGGCACAAAATTGTACTCACTTCCTTCGTCTTTGTTGTCTAATTCGTTAACAGACTCTTTTGAGGAAGATTCAATCATCACTTGGTATTTATTGTGGCCTCTCTTACAGCAGCGTGTTTCCTCTACCTGGGTAGTATCTTCTATAAGAAAGATGTTGAAGAACTCATCATCTATCTTTACCTTAACTTCTTCATTGAGCGATGATCTCATTTTTGTATGAACAAGAATTCTAGCCACGTCCATGCTAGCTCTACTCTTAGTTCTTTCATCCTCGTTGATTAAAGATCCTAACGATTGAGCGATGAAGACAAAAAAATTGTTTGTCCATGCATGACCTGGGATTCCTATAACCTTCACCCACGCTAATCTTTCCTGATTAACCTCTCTAGGTGTCCACCTCCTTACATCCTTGAATTGTTCCTCTAACCATTTGCTGCCTCCCACCACCATCTCTTCCAAGATTccttcttgattttcctcaagtAAATAGAGGTTAGCTCCAAGTGGGGTTGTAGTTATCGAGAAGAAACCCTCACCTTGAAACTGATCTTGCATTGTTGAAGTCATCCTCGGTATTGCTACTTCTCCCACAAAAGCTTTCGCTAGTCTCCTCTTTTCTCCTTCATCAGACTTAAATTCTCTAACCGAGGTGGAAGTTTCTCCCTGAAGCACCTTCGCGAAGGAGACTCCCTTGACAATTTTAGAACTACCTTTCGCCTCATCCACCCTATATACCGGAGTTAGTTTGGTTTTACCTCTATCCAAACCTCTCTGAGGGCCTGTATGAGTTCTGTTAATGGGCTTTCTCTCGAACTTTGACACGTTAGCAAAGATTTTCTTCCCATCAAGAAATATGTTATCCAACTTCGTCTCTAACATTTTCTCATCCCCCACGTTGAAGAACCGGACAAACCCATACTTCTTTTCCCATCTGGTCTTTATATATGGAATGAGCACCTCATTGATGTTGCCAAGATCTTTGAATTCATGGTACAGATCCCTTGCCTCCCACTTGTCATCAAACTCCGTTACGAAATAAGTCGTTGTTGTCATACCGCCACCACCTTCTTCTCCCTTCCTTACATCTCTTTCTTCACTACCTCTTGGCTTGATTATCTTCTTCTTATTCGTAGCCTTGATCCAGCCTCCGTCACCTCTGGTCTTTGTCATTTTTCTAGAGCACAGTTAGAGAGAGGGGAAGCTTCTCTCTCTAACATTGTTTTTATATAATGTATTTCATTTATCAAATGACCATTATTGATTTCTCTTTGgagaattattaaaatttatcttGGTTTGAGAAATAATTATGACGGGTCGTTATACTAGATACTACGGTGGTATTTATAtcatatttgaatggtcttagtaccaTCAGATCTTAGAGACGGCGCGGTAATTTGAATGCATTGCAAAATTTTAGACGGTACCCCGCAAAACGTCTTAAAGAGAGTGACCTAATCCGCGACTCGACTCTATAATTTTTTCAATGGCAAAATTTTCAAggtcataaaacaacataaataatGTGTGGTTGGCAAAGATATAGGTTTTTGGTTGAGTGATTTGTTTTGGTCTTAGTGAGCATGGGGTGGTCATTTAGCATTATTGTCTCTTGTGGTGCACTACTATGTGTATAGAAGGAGAGAGGGACACCTCAGACTAGTTGTTTGTGTTTTGTGACCCGTGGATATTCAGCAGTTTGTCTCTAATATTTAACAGTAACGTGTAACCAAAAAAGTAGTGTTTAATAACAAATTTCAACTTGTATTTAGCCGGCCACGATGCTATAAAAAATAATGGAATCTTCTATTTTAAATTAAAGATACGTAATTTAGACATTAATAAGTCAACAATAGAAAAAACTACATTCACTGAAAAACATATAAGAAAAGATAGAAAATACTAGTCCTTAACTAAACGTTTTCATTGAGTGTAACGTAACGATGTAACATTCTCAAATACTTTAATGTTAAGTTAATTACTATTTCATAACATACAGTGATATCTATAAATAAGTAACAAAGTCTCTACATTTTAAAACTAACAAGAGTAAGCTTTTGTGATAAAGAGAGAAGATGTCTGGTCAACTAGAGCATGAGTTGGAGCTTCATGTGCCAGCAAGTGAAGCATGGGAACTCTTTGGCACACTTGGTATTGGAAAACTTGTTGTTGAAGAGATGCCTGAATTGTTTCAGAAAGTGGAATTACTGGAAGGAGATGGAGGAGTTGGAACTGTTCTCAAACTCACATTCACCCCAGGTCATTTATATTCTTATTATTGTACTTTTATTTATAGTTCTGGTATGTTCTTAGTTTcttaatgtttgatttttttggttgGAGTTTGATCAGGTATACCTGGTCCAGCTAGTTACAGTGAGAAGTTCACCAAGATTGATAATGAAAAGCGTATCAAAGAAGTAGAGGTAGTTGAAGGTGGATACTTGGAATTTGGATTCACACTATATAGAGTTCGTTTTGAAGTTATAGAAAAAGGTGAAGATTCGAGTATAATCAAATCTACAATAGAGTATGAAGTTAAGGAAGCAGCTAATGCTTCACTTGTTTCTATTGAGCCATTGGCAAACATTGCACAAGTTGCTAAGAATTATCTCGGAAGAAACAAGGCTGCAAAAGAAACAAAGTAGTAATTATCTGCTTCAAAATAACACTCATTGCCTATAGTTCTTGAATGAAATGATGAAAGCTATTTTGCTTCCAATCTTTGTATTGTTTCTTAGGTCTTATCCATTTAATGTGTGGCTCATATTTTATCACTTTTGAAAGTAAAACTTGTATGTTTTCTGTACAATTGGCTTTTGAGTGTGGAAAATAAAATTTGCAAGATCTTTTACACTGTTAGAGCGACCAACACTGTTGATGTACACGGTgatgaaatcaaagaggaataaAGAGAGAAAACAAATGGCGGCTGCTATTCATTAAAGAAATAAGAAAATGATTGGTACATTTATGACAACTACCACTAGTCTATTTATATACAAACAAAAGTGCCACATAGGCCCTAGTAGAATAAACTTAACAACTAAGTTATCACTAGAATAGTAAATACTAAATTACCCTctaataccatcccttaatttatAATTTCTAAAAACTAACTACACCAATTTCATTCCTTAGGCGAAGAAATtgatctgtcttgattatcttcgtcagaacatctgctagttgcttctgggtgctacagtgTACAACTTCTAATACCCCCTTCTGTACTTGACTTatgagaaaatgatactttttctCAATATGATTGCTTCTCCCATGCAGCACTGggttcttggcaagattgattgcagacttgttatcaatcatcagcttcagaggttTATCTATCTTaccttcagatcttctaataggtTCAGAAGCCAAACAGCTTGACATATAGCTACAGCGCCtgcaatgtactcagcttcacatgtTGACAAAGCAACAACAGGTTCCTTCTTGaaactccaagaaataggacctcccagaaactTAAACAAGTATCCAGAAGTACTTCTTCTGTCAACTCTATCTCCACATCAATCAGAATCAGAGTAACTCACCAATTCTGAATCTGTTTTCTTTCCATAAGGAAATAACACTCCATACTTCAGCGTTCCCTTAATATACCTCAGAAtcctgacagcagcttggtaatgggaccactttgGTTTACTCATGAATCTACTGACCATTCCAACTGCATAATAAATATCAggtctggtattacacaaataccttcgAGAACCAACCAGTTGTTTGAAGATTATAGCATCCACATAATCACCATCAGAATCAGAATCCAATTTATGATTAGTTTCTGATGGTGTAACAGCAACCTTACAGTTCTGCAGCTTAAATCTCTTCAGAAGTTCAAGttcatacttcaactgatgcaaAATGATACCCTTCTCGGAGTAcataatctccatccctagaaaatataccATATTTTCCAGATCTatcatctcaaactcattcatcagaaCTTCCTTGAACTTGATTATATCTTCTGGACAACTTCCTgttagcaatatgtcatcaacatagagacacacCAGAATCATATTGCCTCCACAATGCTGCACATAAACGCCATATTCAATTTCACATTTCTGAAACTtctgcttcttgaaaaatgaatcaatcttcagattccaagctctgggagtttgtttcaatccatacaaggctttatgcaaCTTGTATACCATCTCTTCCTGATTCTTTTTCGCAAATCCAGAAGGCTGTGAGACGTATACCTCTTCTTGTAATGGaccattcagaaatgcagactttacatccagaggCATCAAGGGCCAACTTCTATTTGCAGCAAGAGCAAACACaaatctgattgtttcatgtctagctacaagtCCAAACACTTCAAAGTAGTCTagcccaggtttctgaagaaaacctctagccactagtcTTGCTTTGTATTTTCCAATAGATCCATCTAGCTTCAATTTCACCTTGAAAACCCATATAatgctgatggctttcttctcctTCGGAAGTTTAGTCAACttccaagttttgtttctttctatagccttaagttcttctttcatggcattcaaccAGACTTTCTTCTTGAGAGCTTCTTCAATACCCATTGGTTCAGAATCAACCAACATAGCACACTGAACAATTTCTCCCTCAGAATCTACTTCAGTATCTTGCAGCATGTTGAAAtatgcaaaccttcttggtattTGTCTGATTCTCTGTGGCCTCTGAACTTGTTCTGAAACTTCTACAGAACCTGGAACAGTGTTACCTTCTGGACCTCCTCCAAAAACACTTCCTTCGGAAATACCACCTTCAGAACTACTTcgagaagcttgtcctccagaccctacgtcttcagagttttcccttccaaaaGTATGATCACCATCATattctggatcatcatcagaatctggattaGAATCAGGTTCACTGTCAGAATCTTCCTCAGGTTCagactcatcttcagagtcttcagaacttgatTGTTATAACTCATCTTCAGAAGTTACTTCTAGTGTTGGCACTACACTAGAGTTTGATTGAGATTtactccaatcccaaacttctgattctttcacaataacgtctctgctgacttcaactttattagtttctggacaatagagcttgtgaGCACCTGTACTGTGATACCCCACTAGTAACAttactttgcttctatcatccaacTTCTGTCtcctagcttctggaacgtgtttgtaacataCAAAACCAAACACTTTCAGATGCCTAACACTTTTCTTATCTCCAGTCCATTTctctaagggtgtgtttgtttgaaGGATTAAAATTATAATCCTTGGAATATTATTTTTGGGAATAGTATTATTGGGGATTTTATTCCCATTTATGTGTTTGGTGACTAATATAACTTTCTAGGAATACTTATGaagtatatttaattaaatttttaaaatataaaataaataaattgaaatgcTTGTAAATGAGAAGTTATAGGTGATTACTTTTTATTCTTATGAGAATGTAAGATTCCCACCTTATAACATAGGAATAGAAATACACAATATTATGTGGAAAATAAGTTCCTAGGAATAAAAAATTCCTAGGCATCATTTATCAAAACTTTAAACAAACATAGGAATTGAAAATATTCCAACCTACATTCTTGGGAATAAGTTTGCAATCCATGAAACAAATGCCCTGTTAAGGAAAAATTTCTTTCAACTTCTTAGTTGGACACCTGTTCAGAATATATGCTGACATGGCAATAGCTTCTCCCTACAGAGTATGAGgtagcttcttctctttcagcataCTTCTGGGCATATCAAGCAAAGTTCTGTTTCTtctttcagcaagaccattgtgctGAGGAGTATATGGAGAAGTAACCTCATGTTCTATTCCATTCTcctcacagaacttctggaattttgTAGAGTTATACTCTCCTCCACCATCTGTTCTgagaattttcagcttttgaCCACTCtacttctcagccttcaccttgaattTCTAGAACTCAGTAAACACTTCATGCTTGAACTTGATGAGTGTTACCCATGTCATCCTTGTGAATTCATTCACAAAAGATACAAAACATttgtttcctccaagtgaaggtactGGAAATGGTCCACATACATCAGAATGTACTACTCCGAAaacatgctttgctcttggaacAACTTCTGATGTGAATGGTAATCTGGGTTGCTTACCTTTCATGTAtatctcacatgacttctcaggcttcacaatctttgaaATACCAtatacaagcttcttagaacttaaaTGCCATAGGCTTATGTAGTTCAAATTCCACATCCTCTTGTGCCACaacttaatgtaacaccccgatatccgctgcacgcatcaaccgtgtcggccaaccgagcatgttaccggcttaatcaataatcccccctaggtccgcttatcggctgcctaggaaatattgtttttgcctcccgcaggaatcgaaccatgtacctaggggttaagtacatattcatagcaattcctgctaccaattgaccatatttttttaatgtaacaccccgatattcgctgcacgcatcaaccgtgtcggccaaccgagcatgttacccggcttaatcaataatcccccctaggtccgcttatcggctgcccaggaaatattgtttttgcctcccgcaggaatcgaaccatgtacctaggggttaagtacatattcatagcaattcctgctaccaattgagctactagctcaagtggtagcaggaattgctatgaatatgtacttaacccctaggtacatggttcgattcctgcgggaggcaaaaacaatatttcctgggcagccgataagcggacctagggggattattgattaagccggtaacatgctcggttggccgacacggttgatgcgtgcagcggatatcggggtgttacacttaCTATCGGTCTTCAATGCCTTCTGCACTAAGACACTCAGCTTCAGCCGTTTCTACATTCACTTTGAATGTtatgttgcttccctgttcagacttcataatcaacttctgattagaATCATACAGCGTTAGAAGATTATCCTTCATAATAACTGATAAACcattctcaatgagctgacccacactcatcagattgctctttatgccaggaacataccaaacatctttgatcAGAAGATTCTTCTCATTCTTCactctgactttgacatttcccataccttctgcattaAGATACTTATCATCAACACAGCTGATCTTTGTTCTCCTTCGGGAGTCaaaatctatcagccattgtttgtttccagtcaagtgatttgaacagcctgtgtccatataccaccagtcTACTAAACACTTCTCATCAGACTCAGAAGCCATCagtagcacaggttcatcatcagaatctcctctgactatatttgcttcttctaatTTCCTTCCCTTGTTTGACGTACAATCTCTAGCAAAGTGGCCAAACTGTttacaacagtaacattgaaccttcttcttgtcatactTCTCCTTTTCCTTCTGAtatttcttctcatcagaagttaaGGATTCtgacttctggaatctatcaccacgtctattctgcttctggtccttcttgacaaaagaagctttcagagcttgctcaacttccctctcataagttctctcagtcagacgcaactcttgtgcttctaaactgctttgcaactcttctattctcatggtttccagatctttagaatgttcaatggacACCACAAATTAAATTGATGAGTAAGCGACCTCAAGATCTTCTCAATGATTACCTGTTCAGAAAGAGTTCATCCACAAgctttcatctcattagtgatcagaaTCACTCTAGAGATGTACTCAGAAACTTTcccattgttcttcatgttgaaaTTTCCATACTGCTTTCTGAGAGActaaagcttcaccttcttcactgatgcgTCACCACCATAGcatctgaccagtatatcccacgcctccttcgACGTCGTCGAAtaagcaatcttctcaaacatattcgcatccacacactgatgaatGTAGAACAATGCTTTCTGATCCCTCTTCCTTGTAGCTCTTTGCGCCTCTTTCTCCTGTTTTGTTGCATCTGCTGCAACCTAAACGTATCCtttagtgacaagatctagaacatcttgagcacaaAATAATACACGCATCTGAATCATCCAAccattccagtttttaccatcaaacactggaagtttggtattcaaactGCTTCCTCCGCTCATCTTTAAACCTTATATAGTTCACACTCAGATCTCACACACAGTGTTTCCCTAAAACCCACAGAATCAAAAAGTATGATTTTGTTCAGATTTTGTTTAAAGATTCAACAAGAacccaaaatcaaaatcaaacacaTAGCTCACAATCACTCGTGTTTCCCGTGTATTTCCCGGTGGTTCCTGAATCAGAACcaagagctctagataccaattgttggtgtaCAAGATgatgaaatcaaagaggaataaAGAGAGAAAGCAAATGGCGGATGCTAttcattactccctccgttttttattataagtcgttttagacttttcacacagattaaaaaaaaaaataattgttgtatgaaaatgagaaattatgaaggtttttacaaaattatccttcattaatgacatgtggaagataaatttatataattgaaaggagagagaataataaatatttaaggatataataggaaaaataacattaattattcattggaattgtaaaacgacttatatttaaatacaattttttttccaaaacgacttataataaaaaacgaagGAAGTAAATGAAGAAGGAAATGATTGGTACATTTATGACAACTACCACCAGTCtatcttaatcttaatatatataaatggaagGTTGTCATAATGGCAACCTTAACCACGTGTCATCATGATAGTCATTCTTAGGAAAAACTCTAATGCATTATTTACTAATTTGAccatacattaaaaataaataaataataataataataatataatatttcggcactactattaataataatcatacaaataataatataataatagggttaaataagtttttggtccctataaatattgcagtttcatttttagtctctccctgcctttaggcaacggtttttacaaaaaaGCCCTTTGCCAAAACCaactaaaaccgttgccaaaattcaggagggactaaaaatgaaactgcaatatttatagggaccaaaaacttatttaacccataataatatataataatataatatataataatactatCCAAATaacaatattagaaataatattatttataaatattataatttttttgtatattatacaatagccgaaaataaaaaatataaatacaattttaataaatatataacaatatcATAACAATCAATATAATAGtaacaatattaataaaaaaataataaaaataataaaccaccaataataacaataaaataaaaataataataataataaactatccAGATAAcactattagaaataatattattaaaccaccaataataataataatgataataataataatgataattataataataataataataataataataataataataataaaaattatccaGATAAcactattagaaataatattatttataaatattataattttttgtatattatacAATAgtcgaaaataaaaaatataaatacaattttaataaatatttatattaaaaatatataaataagtatAAATAATTTTCAATAGAGAAGAAATacaaaaatctaaataaaattttaatatatatttatcatttctaaaatataagttgaaaaatctctctcttcttcaatttatatttaaatttaaataaaaaatttaaattataagttaaatgctaaaagttaatattatatatttttaaaatataactaaatatgTATAATAATATGACTTTTTGTAGCAAAACATAATGTTAACGttacatttattaaaaattaaatttaatgtaATGTAAATacaaaaatctaaataaaattttaatatatatttatcatttctaaaatataagttgaaaaatctctctcttcttcaattcatatttaaatttaaataaaaaatttaaattataagttaaatgctaaaagttaatattatatatttttaaaatataactaaatatgTATAATAATATGACTTTTTGTAGCAAAACATAATGTTAACGttacatttattaaaaattaaatttaaagtaATGTAAATacaaaaatctaaataaaatactaatatatatttatcatttctaaaatataagttgaaaaatctctctcttcttcaatttatatttaaatttaaatataaatttaaaattttaagttaaatgctaaaagttaatattatatatttttaaaatataactaaatatgTATAATACTATGACTTTTTGTAGCAATACATAATGTTAACAttacatttattaaaaattaatttaaatgtaATGTAAATacaaaaatctaaataaaattttaatatatatttatcatttctaaaatataagttgaaaaatctctctcttcttcaatttatatttaaatttaaataaaaaatttaaattatatgttAAATGCTAAaagttaatattatatatttttaaaatataactaaatatgTATAATAATATGACTTTTTGTAGCAAAACATAATTTTAACGttacatttattaaaaattaaatttaatataatgtaaatacaaaaatctaaataaaattttaatatatatttatcatttctaaaatataagttgaaaaatctctctcttcttcaattcatatttaaatttaaataaaaaatttaaattataagttaaatgctaaaagttaatattatatatttttaaaatataactaaatatgTATAATAATATGACTTTTTGTAGCAAAACATAATGTTAACAttacatttattaaaaattaattttaatataatgtgTTTTGATATATCATTTttcactcaaaataaaaaataatttatttaaaaataattttaaaaattaattaaagtttCTAATAACCATTTTTACAAATACTTTTGAAAAAGAagcaatttaaaatttatataagtaatagataataattttattcttactctatttattttgtagcaaattgtattttaatattaatttttaatttatttaattttttcatttttattttttaatgttatcATCATTATATTGTATAGCAATTACAGTTTAGTTTTAGTACAACTATGAGTTACACATTTTAATTATGttctttttaataattataaaaattaatgtttataaAAGGAAGAGTTTTATAAAACGGTTAATTCAATGAAAATTAATTACAATGTAATGTCTTATGATATATCATTTTTCactctaaataaaaaaattaatctaaaaataattttaaaaattaattaatataaaaaatacataaaaatataaGTAACTAAATCCAAGTATTTAGGACCTGTCAGTTTTCACTAAGatgttattaaattaaaaatacatgaacttctttaaaaaaaatatatttaaagtataaaatattcttattctttcaattttttccGATTATAATATAAGATATCTAAGAACATTTTAATGAAATCATTGAATTAATGGAATCAATGTAAATAGGTGTCATTAGTAAATAAATTAGAGGATTTGGAGTGATAAAATTAATGAGAGAATGTTAAAAAGGAAGACTTTgatgtaattaattaattaactatttttttattacaaattttttttattttatttacattgttattatatcattttattcTGAATATCTACCAACAATATTTGTTTTGGTTACTTTCTAATAATCATTTTACAAATACTTTTAAAAAATGAagcaatttaaaatttatataaaataatatataataattttattcttactctatTTTTTT contains:
- the LOC131607198 gene encoding norbelladine synthase-like yields the protein MSGQLEHELELHVPASEAWELFGTLGIGKLVVEEMPELFQKVELLEGDGGVGTVLKLTFTPGIPGPASYSEKFTKIDNEKRIKEVEVVEGGYLEFGFTLYRVRFEVIEKGEDSSIIKSTIEYEVKEAANASLVSIEPLANIAQVAKNYLGRNKAAKETK